AAATATGAGTGAGTAGTATTCTTTGGTGTTACCGCTTGATTCGAGGATGTCTTTTTTTGTTTTAACAAAGATCAAGGGTCTGTTGCCTTGCCAGACGAGTACCTGGTCGTTCTCCTCCGGGCTAATCCCAGGTGTGTCCTTGACGAGTAGGCCTTGCCAGCTGAGACCTTCTACCAGTGGGTGCTTCTCAGTTACTACGGGAGCGCTCAAATATTTGGAGGCCTTTTCATTGCTGGGCAGAAACAGAATGCCATTCGTGGTGATTTTACTGGGTTGGTCGGTGTAGTTGCCTAAGAAAATGTCGGCATTTTCTTGCACGCTTTCATTGATGACGTTCGGAAAACCCTGGATCATCTTTGATGAGAGTTCTTTATAAGTGGAGCTCAAGCAATGTAGGAGTAATTGTTTAGCTTGTGGTTTCACCAGGGGCAGTTGGTTATCAAAATCAAACTCATCTTCTGAGAGATGAAGGATGCAGTGAGTGGCATTCTCCGGAAAGAGCCCCTGAACGGTTGTCATCGAATTGGGGGCGAGTGTGATTTGCTGTTCACTCGTTTTCTCATTCTGATCGGTGGAAAGATGCCAACTTCGGCTCTGCGTTGTGGGTGAGTAGTTTCTGATGATGGCTTTCCAAATGAGTTGGCCGTCACGCTCATCAAATTCGATGCCTGTAAATCCACAGTTTGCGATAGGTTTGCCAATAGAGAGGATATTGGAATTGTAGGGAGCTTTGCTGTTAGGTGTGTCAGTGACGTATAAAAGCGCACCCTTAGGGCCGGCAAGGGATCGGGCTGCTTGTAGGGAGCGACGTGGATTCACGGCTCCAGAAGACGGAGACCAGGCTTTGATTTTATTCAGAGCTTGGCTGAGATCACTACCATAGTAGAGGCGTGGCGCAGCTGGGTCAGACTCCAAGACCCAGAGCTCTAGGTTGGAAGCATAGCCTCTTAGTTCTTTGACCTTATTGATGATTTCGCTTTGCCCATGATCCTTAAATGGGCGCATGGAAGCTGAGCTATCTAGAACGATAGCAATCCTCTGCGTGGTTTGGGTGTTTTTATATCTGGGTTGGATCAACAGCCAGGTGAGCAAGAGTACCAGGAGGAGCTGAAGCCATAGTGGGATGCTATTGATAATCCGCTCAAAATTTTTACCGCGTGATGACTCCGGCTGGGACCTCTCGAGCAAAAAAAGAGTACTAATAGGTACGACCTTTGGGCGTCTCTGGAGAAAATGAATCAGAAGCACCACTGGGATGCCCAGAAGTGCCAAAAAGCCGAGAGGATTGGTGACGACGATATTCATTCCATAGGATCAGGATAAGGAGAAGGCTCCTAACTTGATGGCTTCATGCTGCAAGGATTCCAGCAGGGGGCTGTTAGCGCTTACTTTGGTGAACAGAGCCTGAACACGGGTGGCGGCCTCTCTCCAGGTATTGAAATGGTTTTGGTAGTTTGTGATGTAGCGCTGTAAGGTTTTCTGCTCAATTCTATGGGACTGGCTTTTGTCTGTTTCAGAATCGATGAAGAAGTAGTTGCCTTGCCAGTTGGGATTAGCTTCGGATTCCAGAAATGGGGAGAGGATGATGAGACCGCTCTTTCGCTGACTCAGTGAGCGCAGGATCGGCAATGGGTCGCCAGGATAGAGGCAGTCAGAGATGACGACCCTGAGAGCATTGCCTCGTAGCGGTAGCTTCTGAAACTGGGGGATGGCATTGTATTGTGGGGAAGCTGTTGAGGTGATGTTCTCTGCTACTTTCCAATGATTGGCCAAGAGTGCTTGGCTGCTAATCTGTACATGCTGATCTCCGTTGATAAGATGCGTGACAGTGGATGCGCCAGCTTTGGTGGCACAATGATGTACCAGGTGAAGAAGTTCGAAGGCACGCAGTGACTTCGTCTCATCAAAGGTAGTTGACTTGGAGATATCGAAGATAATATCGACGACCGCACGGACTTCTTCGCGATAAAGCTTCATCGTGTAGTGACCCGTTCTGGCGTAGGCTTGCCAGTTGATGTGGCGTGGGTCATCTCCAGGCATATAAACTCGATGATCCTGGAAGTCCATGGACGCGCCTACGCCAGCTCCCTGGAATTCTCCGGCTGCACCGCGCCAGACTCGCTCGGCTAAAGGCAACTGGAGCAAGCCTGCATGAGCCTGGGCGTTCTTTTGCGCCTGAATGGATATGGAGTCGTAGGAATGCATCACTGATCAGAAGTGCGGAGATCAATTCACTTTTTCAGGGATGTTCGGCACGTTGGCCTCAACCTTGTTCTTCATTACGGAACGCATGTGGGCTTCGATCTCGCCGTAGATCTTTCTGCCGCGGATGGAGCTGATGATAAGCAGGCATATGGTGTAAGCACCAGTCACGATGAGTGAGAGAATCAGATGGGCTTCCTCATCGAGTGCGGCACGGCTAGATATCGTATCAAAGAAATTGATGTTAGGGAGCCAGAAGAGGATGATCGAGGATGGGTTACCAACGGAGGCTTCATCGATGATTTTTGCGATGATGGATAAGATCATCAATCCACCGAAGAAAATGAGGTAGGTGCTGAAGGGGTTAGAGGAATTTCTCCAGAAGACACGAGCCATCAGTGCTGGGGCAATGAAAATACCGATCAGGTTAATGATCACAGTATGCATTTCCACTAAACCTGATTTGTGCGGAACTCCTGAGAGGATAATTACGAAGATGGAATAGCAGAGCGCCAGAAAGAAGACGGAGTAGAAGGAGCCTGCACACCATCCCGGGTACAGGAGGCGGCTGGACAAGGTGCCGAGTAAGCCTTTGTTGAGGAATGGGCGGACGACGCGCGGGGCCAGCTCCATAGGTTCGTTCATGCTGAACATGAGCAATGGCCCTGCTGCAATGATGGTGAACATGGCTCCCACGGCAGCAGCAGTCTCGTCAGCATTAAGTGAGAATACGAAGAAACTCAGAAGCAGGAGTATGGTGCCGACGATTCTACGAGGAGTAGCCCGATTCTCCGCTTTAGGAGCAATCTGGGAAGCCCCAAAATCCAAGAAGAAGAGCAAGCTGTAGATTGAGATGACTAGCAGTCCGAGGAAGAAGTTCGCCATGCCCTCGGTCTCAAATGCCAGGAAGGTAAGGATTTCCCTGGTCGTTGAGCTGCTATCTGCAAATAGTCCAAAAATCGCAATGGTAGAAAATCCGACCACCGCAAGCATGGCACCGCCACGGAGAATGATCGAAGGCAGTGCAGAGAGGCCTACGGCAAGCGCTGTACTTACTCCAGAGAGTACCAAGATGACAAAGAGCATGAGAAGCTCTGGAATCAACTGCATGCCGCCAAAGAAATATCTCAGAATGAGGTAGGGCAGCAGGGCGGTGAGCAAGAGCAAGGTCTGGCTGAATAAAGATACCCATTTCCCAAGCGTAATTCTCCAGGCGCTCAGTTTAGTCATGACCATCAAGTCGATGGTGTCATCCTTGATTTCAGTAGAGAGGCTGGACATGCCGCGCAGAGGCTGGATGACAAGAGCTGCCAGTGAGAAGAATAGGAAGATCATGCTGGAGACATCCTGTCCTAGGTCACCATAGTTCTTAGATAAGCTAAGAGTCAGCATGAAAAGCAGCATGATAGCCTGCAAGGCGATGAATAGACTCACAAAGCCCCAACCTCTGAGTCCTTGTCGCAGTTCTTTGACAAGCATGGGGCTGATTTTGTCTGGGAAATCAAAAATTCGCAGCAAGGGGGATTCCGGAGCCACCTGATCCGCTGTTTGTTCGTTTACGGCGTTCATGTAATGTGAAAAAAAGTTGGGATGAGAGGAGTTAGTCGTTGGCGGCTGTTGTTAGTTGAGCTGCATTTTCTCGATCAAGCTGACTGACGATATCGATAAAGGCGTCTTCCAGATTGCGTTGTTCTCGGTGGAACTCGATAACGGGAAGACCATCCTTGATCATTCTGGCCAGAATTTCAGCTGCGTGGTCAGGGTTGGAGTCCATGATGCGTATCCGTGCCCCACGTTTGCGCGTCTCATCAATCTCGACGTATGGAGAAGTGACCGCCCAATCAGAGAGTCGCTCAGGGTTACTTGCTAGCTGCACATCGTACAGCACGCCATTGCTTTGGTCTGAACCAGTTTTAAGGCTTTCCGCATCACCGTGGTGCACGATTTTTCCACTGTTGATGAAGAGCAGGGAGTCGCACATTTCTCCCAGCTCTGACAGGATATGGGAGGAGATGAAGATAGTTTTGCCTTCCTCCGCGAGAATCCGGATCAAGTGTTTCAGCTCGACTCGAGCTTTTGGGTCAAGACCGGCTGCCGGTTCATCCATGATTAATACCTGAGGATCGTGGATCATGGAGCGACCCAGACAAAGCCTCTGGGTCATGCCTTTTGAGAGCTTGTTAGATAATCTATCCGCCAAGGGGATGAGATCGGCAAATTCCATGACCTCTTGCACCCGCATCAGTCGTTCTTTACCCTGATAGCCTAATGCTCTGGCATAGAAATCCAGATATTCCAGGACAGTCATGTTCTGGTAATTGCCAAAATGGTCAGGCATCCAGCCCAAGAGTTGTCTGACTTTAGCAGGATAGTCGACCACATTGATTCCACAGATTTCAGCAGAACCACTGGTGGGATAATCCAGGGTGGATATCATCCGCATGGTGGTAGTCTTTCCCGCACCATTGGCGCCTACGAATCCGCAGACGGAGCCATGGGGGACTTCAAAACTCAAACCATCCACTGCGGTGAGCTTGCCGAACTTACGAACGAGATTGTGGGCCGCGATTGCTGGAGCACTCATATTAGTAATATGTAAATTGTTTGATGGTTGGCAGTTAGTTGACGGCTCCTGTGATGATGGTGCGTGAATTCCAGTCGATCGAGTCAATCGTTTCAATCGCGGGGCCTTGGTCAGTGACGGCGATGAAGCTGCCTTTCCTGGTTAGAAGGACATCCAGTTTGTCTCGCATGTAGGTACTGATTCCTGATTTTTGAGTATTGATCCACTCAATGACGGCAGGTGAGCCGATAGGAGTCATCTCGGAGGTGTCGCCTGAATCTAGTGCTTCAGCTTTCCACCATTTACCATCAGAGTCACAATACATGATTTCTTGAACTGGGAAGTCCAAGCTGGAGTTGACTCGAGGACTGGCGCCGGTGAGTGAGAAGTTCAGAGTGCCGCGGTTGGGGCGTACCTCGGTCAGGTAATGGCCGATCTCTGAACGGGACTGGAACCAGTCACCATTGGCAACCAGGGACTTGTCGTCTCTGGATAGGGTGTACTGGCTACTGCCACCTTCATTGCTAGTGGTGACTCTGGCCATTCTGTTGACTTCTGTAGCTACAGGGGTGATGCAGGTAGAGTCTGAAAGAGTGAACTCGGTGCCGAACATCACACCTGTCCTGGCGATTTGCTCCTGTTCTATGTAGGCTGTATTTTCATTGGCGGAACAGATTTCCATGATTGTGCAGCGGACGCCCTTACCCCCTGTGCCGTCTTGTACGATGATGAGCACAATTAGTAGGGAGCAGGCGATAGTTGAGATAATGGGAGTCGTAAAAAAGAGCTTATGGCGCTGACCTTTTCTGGCAAAAACGAAGACGTTAACCGGGCCAACGAGAATGCCAAAGACTAACAAAACAAAAATAAAAAATGTAGGGCTACTGTTTTTCTCTGGAAGCATGTGGTAAAGGCCCCAGAGATTACTGAATGAATTATCAAAATCGTCTAAATGCGAATTGTTGCTATCAAGAAGGCCTTCAATGTTCTTGAGCTCTTTTGTCGGCAACACATCACCAGATGATTTTAGGGGGAAGGATACGGTGCCGAAGCTTCGAGTAGCAGAAGACCCGCTGACGGTGTCGGTATCCAGAGAGGCCAGAGCAATCGCAGGATGTGTGGTCAGGATAGAGAGCTCGCCACCTGTACGGTTCCACTGGAGGATGGCGTTCTTTACCTCAGCGGACAGTTTATCCCATTCCTCCTGCTTCAGATAGATTGCCTTTAATCCTGAGTAGGCGCGCCAGTCGCTGGACATGGAAACAGGGTCAAAGGTGTTGAGAGAAGATGATCCTCCGTGGTATGATGAGGGAGATGAGATTTTGGTCTCGTTAGCCCTTTCAATCGCTTGGCTGACTGCGACTAGGCCAGTTGAGTAATCATAGGAGCTCATATAACCATCGACTTCTTTGCCGTCTTGATCAACTCCTCTAATGTTCAAGCTAGCGTTGCTAGATCCATAGCCACTTGAGTAGTAAAAGATTTTTACCAGGGGAATAACCAAGTCGTAGGTCCTGGACTCGCCTGCTGGGCAGGAACAGGTAAATCGAGATGTCATCTGGGAGCCGGCCCTATAAAAGCGATCCTTACTGCTGATTGCTGTGAGTCTCCAAGAGGTGTTCTTTCTGGATAGCTGGTTGTTGATACGGACTTGTACTGGCAAATAGCCATGGGGTGGCATCTGGCTGAATAGTGAGGTGATAGTTATCTCAGAGCCATTCTTTAGTCTCTCGTTGAGAAGGATTTCCTGTGCTCCACAGAACTTAATGGGAAGGAGCATTAGGCAGAATGCCAGAAGGTATTTATAGGCCTGCATGGATTAGGACGATGGGATTAATTTGCGTTTGTGAGGTGCTTAGGAGTCTTGGTGTTTTGAAAGGGAACTTCGTTGAGTATTTTTTCAATCACACTATCAGGAGTCTCGCCTTCGATCTTCGCGTTGTACTCGAGTAAAATTCTGTGTCGAAGTACCGCTTTGGCGACGAATTTGACGTCTTCGAAGCTCGCGTTGGTGCGGGAGTTGATCAGTGCTCGGGCTTTGGCGGCAGAGGCCATGGAGAGGGCTGCACGAGGGCTGGCTCCAAACTTGATTGAGCTGGCGGCTTTGCTCTGGCCGTGATGAGTCGCATCCACTAAACGTGCAATGTAGTTAGCCACGACATCGGGCAGGTAGATAGCGCGGACGGTATCAAGTACGCTCTGCAGAGTTGCTTGATCGACCACTTGCCTGGTCTCCGGCTCGGTGCCCAGTTCACGTTGGTTTACAATTTTCTCAAGAGTATCCACACTGTTCCTTTTGACATCTAACTTGAAAAGGAAACGATCTAACTGTGCTTCGGGAAGAGGGTAGGTGCCTTCCAGTTCGATTGGGTTTTGAGTGGCCAGTACAAAGAAGGGGAGTGGAAGAGGGTGTGTTTCACCAAGTACGGTGACGCGGTGTTCCTGCATAGCCTCAAGCAAAGCCGATTGCGTTTTGGGCGAGGCCCGGTTGATTTCATCAGCCAGAACAATATTCGTGAAAAGGGGGCCAGGCTGGAACACAAAGCTACGCTTATTGTCGATCTCCTGCAGCACTGGGTTACCTGTGATGTCTCCAGGTAGAAGGTCTGGAGTGAACTGGATGCGTTTGGTGTCTAAACCCAGAGCATGTGAGAGCCCTTTGACCAGTTCGGTTTTACCTAGTCCAGGAAGACCTTCCAAGAGAATGTGGCCACGTGCTAGGAGTCCTGTGATAACGAGATCTACCAAAGCCTCCTGCCCGAATAGGACCTGATTGAGGGTGTCTGATAAGGATTGAATTTGTTGGGCAGCCTGTTCGACTTCGGGTTCTTTTGCAAATTCCATGCGATTGCTTGGTAGATGGTTATTTTAAGAAATTCTTGAGGGCTTTTTTCTCTTTCGGGAGGAGCGAATTTTTCCAGACCCGGTTACCACCGGAGCCTTGGTTTTGAGTGTTTCCACCGGCCTGGGGGCCAGTCGGAGTCTTGTCGACATCGTGATCTGAATCCGTGGTTTGAAGGAGGTCTCCAGGAAGGGGACTGTTTGTGTCATTGGATTCCAGGGGGATGATATTCCCAGTGTTAAGCTGCTCTTTTTCCTTTCCGGTCGCATTGCCCGCGTGGCCTGGGCCTCGATCTACACCACCTTGACCTGGACCTTCTTCTTCATCGCCATCTTCACTATCATTCTTGCCTCCACCAGGTTTCGGCTGCTCTGGCCAGCCATTGCCACCCAGCTGATCCAATCCATCGATGGCATCCTTCATTTTCTTTTTGAGCTCCTCTAGTTGTTGAGGATTCATGTTACTGAGTTGCTTGAGCATTTCGGGATCGAGCTGTGACAGCTTATCTACGAGCTCTTTGTTGGGTTTCATGGCGCCTGACTCAAGTTGCTTCATGGCATCTTGGTATTCGTCCATGAGCCTTTCCTTGTTTTTCTCGGTCATTTCAGAGCCAAATTCATTGAGCTGATTGAGTGCGTGGGAGGCCTGTTCGAGTTGGCGCTTAAGCTCTGAGGCGTCTGACTTGAGGGAGTTGTGCAAGTTGTCAGTAGCTTCAAGGGTGGAATGAAAAAACCATTCCTCGCTATCTTTTTGACGCAGTTGATCGAGCTCTTCTCGCTTTTTCTCGATGTAGTCTTTGTCCACGATTTCGTTCTCGTCCAGTTCCTCAAGAGCGGCGTCGAGGACTTGCCATGCATGCGGTTGCTTCGACTGTTGAGCAGTAAGAGACATCGCGGAGACGGGGATCAAGAAACTAGACAGAAGTAGCGCTGAGGTACCGACGATGGGGAGAAGGAGGCGTCCCAATTTCCATTGGTTGCCAGTCGGGTTTTTGAGGTTTTCTGGTATGGCGGGCCAGGGGCCTCTCTGGTCAAAGGCTGATGTTAGCGCGTTGTTCAGCTTAAGGTGGGCATCCAGTCTGACTAGAATTCCCTGAAGTGACTCAAAGTGTTTTCGGGCAGGTAGGTAGGCAGCTATAGCCGCCATGAAGAGCCCAGCCAATGGGATCAAGATTTGGTAGCTCAGTGCGAGATCGGCATAGAACTTTCTCAGTAAAATAACCGTAAGAGCTGTGAGTATAGCGAGAATTGTCAGAGGAATCGTGAGGGTGTCCAGCCACCAAGCCAGATTGATCTTGCGTCGGCATTGCCTCGCTAGTGTGAGCCACTGGCGCTTATGTTGTTCATTCTGAGGATTTAAGTTGGGTTGGCTCACTATGGAAGGTGGATTTTATGCTTTGATGAACCGGGCTGATAAACCCTGAAACGACGCACAAATGTCACCATAGTGTTTCAGTCTCTCAGATCAATCTAGTTTTTTCAGACGGCTCTGTGGTGACTTATTTTTCTGTGATGGGGCTTGTTAAAGCCAGAATGTTACTGGATAGTTTTAAAACTGTGGATAGCATCAAGAGACTACTAGAGAACAATAAGTTGTGGGCAGCCGATATCACTGCCAAGGATCACGGGTATTTTGAGCGCTTGGCTGAAGGCCAAACTCCAGAGTATCTGTGGATTGGCTGTGCGGATAGTCGCGTGCCGGCCAACCAACTTCTTGGTCTCGATCCAGGTGAGGTCTTCGTTCACCGCAACGTAGCCAATCTGGTCGTACATTCCGATTTTAACAGTCTTGCTGTTATCCATTACGCTGTGGAGTATCTGAAAGTGAAGCACATCATCGTGTGTGGGCATTATGGGTGTGGAGGAGTCATGGCCTCCATGGATGGTCATCGCTACGGACTTGTCGATAGTTGGATCCGCCACATCGATGACGTGTCATTCCGCCATCGCGAGGAGCTTGAGAGATTGGAAGGAGAGAATAAGGTAAACAGGCTCTGTGAGCTGAATGCTATTGAGCAGGCACGCCATGTAGCTGTTTCTCCTCCAGTGATTGATGCTTGGCAGCGTGGCCAAGGACTCCATATCCACAGTTTTATCTATGACCTCCGCGATGGTCTTCTTAGACCTCTTGAAGTCATTAAAGGCCCTCAGGGATTTTAAGAAATCTAGCAGTTTTAAGTTGTTAGCCTCACTTCCTACAGGGGAGTGAGGCTTTTATGTGAGGGGTGGTTTTGGGAGGCTGTAGGTAAATCTTCTCACTTACTGAAAACATCAGGGCCGACACTCTCGGAGAGAACATCGGCCCTGATGGTGGAGGCGACGGGAGTTGAACCCGTGTCCTAAATGCCTTTCAGGCAAGCTTCTACATGTTTAGCTGTCAGGGTTGTTTTTAAGGAGGCGTCTGCCCGTCAGCCACTCGCGCTTCCCGATTATCCTGTTTAGTCTCGCCAATCGGCCCGGATACCCGGCTTCATGGCCAGCCTATTTAAGTAGTCGCGATCCCCCGTAATAGGCGTCTGGGTTCAGGCGTCGCCGTCAATTAAGCAGCGAGTGCGAGCTCGTTAGAGTCTGCAATTATTTGTTTAATCGGCTTTTTAAGAGGCCAACCGATTAACCTCTACATGCGGCGTTGCCCTCCAACATCCAGTCGAAACCAAAACGCCCCCACTAAAGTAGGCAAATTGCTTTCGCTGACACTGTCAGCGGGTTAGCTATGGGTAATCTGCACTTGGCTGACAAAAATTCAACCAGAATTTATTTGGAAAATAACTTTGATTAGACTAACTCGCGGCCATGCCTAATGCCTTCCCCAAAGGTCTACTATTAGTCCTAGTATATACAAGTGTTGCCGCAGTAGCTCAGGATTACTTCCCTGAACAAATTCCAGATAGTTCATTCAGCGTTCAGGTTGAAGATGTTGCTACTCTTCCTGATACTGACAATTTGCCGGCGCGTATTAATTTGGTGACGCAGGATAGTGAGGGACGATTGTTTGCCAATGATCAGCGTGGGGTCATGTATTTTATTGATACCGATACGGGGAGTACGAATGAGTTTCTGGACCTTAGAGACTATACAGAACTTGCGTTAATATCTTCTTCCGAGGCTGGTTTTCAAAGCTTTGCCTTTCACCCGGAGTACCACAAAGAAGGGAGCCCTGGGTACGGAAAAATCTATACCTTGTTGAGTTCGGGAAACACGAGTATCACA
Above is a genomic segment from Rubritalea squalenifaciens DSM 18772 containing:
- a CDS encoding carbonic anhydrase, which produces MDSIKRLLENNKLWAADITAKDHGYFERLAEGQTPEYLWIGCADSRVPANQLLGLDPGEVFVHRNVANLVVHSDFNSLAVIHYAVEYLKVKHIIVCGHYGCGGVMASMDGHRYGLVDSWIRHIDDVSFRHREELERLEGENKVNRLCELNAIEQARHVAVSPPVIDAWQRGQGLHIHSFIYDLRDGLLRPLEVIKGPQGF
- a CDS encoding ABC transporter ATP-binding protein, whose translation is MSAPAIAAHNLVRKFGKLTAVDGLSFEVPHGSVCGFVGANGAGKTTTMRMISTLDYPTSGSAEICGINVVDYPAKVRQLLGWMPDHFGNYQNMTVLEYLDFYARALGYQGKERLMRVQEVMEFADLIPLADRLSNKLSKGMTQRLCLGRSMIHDPQVLIMDEPAAGLDPKARVELKHLIRILAEEGKTIFISSHILSELGEMCDSLLFINSGKIVHHGDAESLKTGSDQSNGVLYDVQLASNPERLSDWAVTSPYVEIDETRKRGARIRIMDSNPDHAAEILARMIKDGLPVIEFHREQRNLEDAFIDIVSQLDRENAAQLTTAAND
- a CDS encoding DUF58 domain-containing protein — encoded protein: MHSYDSISIQAQKNAQAHAGLLQLPLAERVWRGAAGEFQGAGVGASMDFQDHRVYMPGDDPRHINWQAYARTGHYTMKLYREEVRAVVDIIFDISKSTTFDETKSLRAFELLHLVHHCATKAGASTVTHLINGDQHVQISSQALLANHWKVAENITSTASPQYNAIPQFQKLPLRGNALRVVISDCLYPGDPLPILRSLSQRKSGLIILSPFLESEANPNWQGNYFFIDSETDKSQSHRIEQKTLQRYITNYQNHFNTWREAATRVQALFTKVSANSPLLESLQHEAIKLGAFSLS
- a CDS encoding AAA family ATPase encodes the protein MEFAKEPEVEQAAQQIQSLSDTLNQVLFGQEALVDLVITGLLARGHILLEGLPGLGKTELVKGLSHALGLDTKRIQFTPDLLPGDITGNPVLQEIDNKRSFVFQPGPLFTNIVLADEINRASPKTQSALLEAMQEHRVTVLGETHPLPLPFFVLATQNPIELEGTYPLPEAQLDRFLFKLDVKRNSVDTLEKIVNQRELGTEPETRQVVDQATLQSVLDTVRAIYLPDVVANYIARLVDATHHGQSKAASSIKFGASPRAALSMASAAKARALINSRTNASFEDVKFVAKAVLRHRILLEYNAKIEGETPDSVIEKILNEVPFQNTKTPKHLTNAN